In one Solanum dulcamara chromosome 1, daSolDulc1.2, whole genome shotgun sequence genomic region, the following are encoded:
- the LOC129902699 gene encoding uncharacterized protein LOC129902699, with product MGSENQQQIQENLLHNHQEQQQQQQRQSRSLRSKAAHFVSDVATVILNPISDKPLKPRPLPLPEDGSDSDGSKHESNAEEDAKDLVDGPDTSSFSAFLYSLLSTTGSESKSNTSGKYDKQDDRDESIPELTLKEPSRRKGILSRGKHSLGRALHQVARLGGFRNQGSAKGTSEMVFGDGSNSKVSGDNQIPLEDMNKNFLLNNLPETSEPSVLLSEKARISLYAALPVLVQDRKWVLLYSTWRNGISLSTLYRRSLLWPGISLLVVGDHNGSVFGGLVDAPLKPTTKRRYQGTNNSFVFSNVSGQPVIFRPTGVNRYFTVCSTEYLALGGGGHFALYLDGDLLTGSSATSETYGNSCLAHNEDFEVKEVELWGFVYASKYEEMVSILRTETPGICRW from the exons ATGGGTAGTGAAAAccaacaacaaattcaagagAATCTTCTCCATAATCATCAGGagcaacagcagcagcaacagcGGCAGAGCCGTTCTTTAAGGAGTAAAGCAGCGCACTTTGTATCTGATGTTGCTACTGTTATTCTCAACCCAATTTCTGATAAACCCTTAAAGCCCAGACCACTACCTCTACCT GAAGATGGATCTGATTCTGATGGAAGTAAGCATGAGTCAAATGCAGAAGAAGATGCCAAGGATTTAGTTGATGGTCCTGATACATCTTCTTTCTCAGCGTTTCTATATTCTTTGTTGTCGACCACAGGATCTGAGAGTAAGTCTAACACTAGTGGCAAATATGATAAGCAAGATGATCGTGATGAGTCAATACCTGAACTTACACTGAAGGAGCCTAGCAGACGAAAAGGTATACTTTCCAGGGGTAAACATTCCCTCGGCAGAGCTCTTCACCAAGTTGCTAGACTAGGCGGCTTTAGAAATCAGGGTTCGGCCAAGGGCACCTCTGAGATGGTGTTTGGTGATGGAAGTAATTCTAAAGTTTCCGGAGATAATCAGATACCTTTGGAAGATATGAATAAGAATTTTCTTCTGAACAATCTTCCAGAAACTTCTGAGCCTTCAGTTCTCCTCTCTGAGAAGGCACGAATCTCTCTTTATGCTGCACTGCCTGTGCTTGTGCAGGACAGGAAGTGGGTCTTGTTATACAG TACATGGAGGAATGGAATATCACTCTCAACTTTATATAGGAGAAGCCTACTCTGGCCTGGCATCAGTCTGCTG GTTGTGGGAGACCATAATGGTTCTGTGTTTGGTGGGCTAGTTGATGCACCTTTAAAGCCAACAACGAAGAGAAGATATCAG GGTACAAATAATTCATTTGTTTTCTCAAATGTATCTGGCCAACCTGTCATATTTCGTCCCACGG GTGTCAATCGCTATTTCACCGTCTGCTCCACGGAGTATTTAGCTTTGGGAGGCGGTGGCCATTTTGCTCTCTACTTAGATGGGGATTT GCTAACAGGTTCAAGTGCAACATCAGAAACTTATGGAAATTCTTGTTTGGCACATAATGAAGACTTTGAAGTTAAGGAAGTTGAG TTATGGGGCTTTGTATATGCTTCCAAGTACGAAGAGATGGTTTCCATTTTGCGAACAGAGACACCTGGAATTTGCCGCTGGTAA